The nucleotide sequence caatggcacggcaggGTGTTCCAGTGTTACATGTACCCAGGGCTGCTGGGATGTGATTGCTGATCAAAGCCACCTTCAGTCAGGGCgcagcatccaaagcctctgcttgaacaatagtgcagtgGTCAAACACTACCTGCAAGCCAGCACACAGggaatgagctctctggggaaaacTGTCACAgggcaaaaaaaataaactacaaaTCATGCAAAACACCCATGTTGCCAAAatcgctacttagctgaataacttatccagctaagtagcaccgctctgatccacccactgcccacccacagcTTTCTCAGCCattgaacataactggatattcagcagcagtaaGATAgaaggataagtcctacttatccagctttctggcatctgaatatcaacctccctcATTCTTATAGCTTATTTGATGGAAATGGAGAGGTTTATTATTCTTGCATCTGgcattttaatatctttattaggCCAGTCTTCTATTCCAAAACTAAATGAAAGCATGTGAACTGAATTTGACTTCAAAGCTTCAAAGcgtgtcaggtcaatccagtaaagtaaagtaaagcagccttgcttcgggaggaggggagagaggactggcaatcccgaccgtccacttcgttgctactttttttttttttttttcactttttagattttttccgctttcgttgctttgggaggaggggggagaggactggggctgccccggagaccagcatccattgatgcggccagggcaggtgagcgtaggagaactgtccacttcctggtacctgtcatttcaaatgtcatttgaaatgatatttgaaatgacagataccagcgtgtccgtgaagcgttaggcccgcgcacccaggttactgtataggcgctgtatagcgctctatacagtaaaatgggttgcgtgggcctaacgcttcacggacgcttcttagacgcagcttgcatttgcaagctatttacatacaggattgagcggtaggtgagctggactgtgcgtgcggcaaccgcgggtgcgccgggcattaacgcagctcttcctaccactcgttactggattgacctatAGTACATTAACTTGGTTTTCCTCCAGTATGTATTTTCTGATGTCGCATGAGAGATGTCTTCTGACTAAAGCTTttgccacattcagtacatttaaatggttcttctccagtatggattctctggtgcAATATGAAATGCGCCTTCCAAGCAaatcttttaccacattcagtacatttaaatggtttttctccagtatgaatTTTCTGATGTTGCATAAGATTTGTCTTCTGACTAAAGCTTttgccacattcagtacatttaaataatttttctccagtatggattttctgatgcaataTGAAATGCTCCTTCCGacggaagcttttaccacattcagtacattgaaatggtttttctccagtatggattttctgatgccgtCTGAGACATGCCTTGTCACTGAAGTGTTTACCACAGtcaatacatttaaatggtttttctccagtatggattcgcTGATGCAATGTAAGAGATGCCTTGACGCagtagcttttaccacattcaatacatttaaatggtttttgtcCAGTATGAACTCTCTGATGCAATGTTAGAGATGCCTTGGcactgaagcttttcccacattcaatacatttaaatggtttttctccagtatggattctctgatgcaatatgaAATACTCCTTccgactgaagcttttaccacattcagtacatttaaatggtttttctccggtatggattctctggtggattaCAAGTTTGCACTtatgactgaagcttttaccacactcagtgcATATAAATTGACTTTCTACTTTGGgtattttcttctgttctgaGTCAACTGCCTTCCCACAGAAGTTTTTTTCAGACTGAATACAAGACAACAGTCTCTCACCAGTAAGTTTTTTTGTGTCTCCTGAAATAACTTCCTCTTCACATAAACCTTTATTGCATTCATTACttgaaaatgctctctctcctggttggaattttctGTGTCTTGTGAAGTTTCCTTTCTGATTGAAGTTTCTGTCACCATCAGTACTAATGAATAATAATTCTCTCTGTATTTCTTGGTTTATTATT is from Rhinatrema bivittatum chromosome 2, aRhiBiv1.1, whole genome shotgun sequence and encodes:
- the LOC115083632 gene encoding zinc finger protein 664-like codes for the protein MTSDLQQKEEEGKKSFHCVTCGKNFNRKCHFVLLQRNHPGERPFSCKQNLTLKLHQRIHTEGSTFTCIECKKTFACRESLVIRQSTHTGKRPSHCPQDGESYSSEFSLLHHQKMETEARAFSCSESGKNIIQVQDLIINQEIQRELLFISTDGDRNFNQKGNFTRHRKFQPGERAFSSNECNKGLCEEEVISGDTKKLTGERLLSCIQSEKNFCGKAVDSEQKKIPKVESQFICTECGKSFSHKCKLVIHQRIHTGEKPFKCTECGKSFSRKEYFILHQRIHTGEKPFKCIECGKSFSAKASLTLHQRVHTGQKPFKCIECGKSYCVKASLTLHQRIHTGEKPFKCIDCGKHFSDKACLRRHQKIHTGEKPFQCTECGKSFRRKEHFILHQKIHTGEKLFKCTECGKSFSQKTNLMQHQKIHTGEKPFKCTECGKRFAWKAHFILHQRIHTGEEPFKCTECGKSFSQKTSLMRHQKIHTGGKPS